A single region of the Oenococcus kitaharae DSM 17330 genome encodes:
- the secA2 gene encoding accessory Sec system translocase SecA2: MRNFSLIKHQHRSPQHLLKQINDLQDQMASLSDDALKAQTAVFKKRLGQGESLDDLLPEAFAVVREADYRVLSMKPFDVQVFGAIVLHEGNIAEMKTGEGKTLTATMPMYLNALDGQGAILVTANAYLAERDAEDMGRVYRWLGLSVAVGVSSDEQDLTVDDKKKIYASDIVYTTNYALGFDYLIDNLSTFPSEKYMRAFNYVLIDEVDSVLLDSAQTPLIISGAPKVQSNLFAVSDNFIRTLKKGPDFKLDDEEKNVWLTQHGIDLAERFFDVDNLFSVPHQDLFRHIELALKAHELLKLNRDYVVEHGEVQLLDAIDGRVMPGTKLQSGQHQAIEAKEHVELTPETRAMASITYQNLFRMFKKISGMTGTAKISQEEFLETYNMKVISIATNKPTIRQDLPDHLYLSLPEKIADSMKRVEVLHKKGQPVLLGTGSVGMSEIYSNILLDKGIAHNVLNAYNIPKEAQIVAEAGQAGAVTVATAMAGRGTDIKLGPGVAQLGGLAVIATEHMKSKRVDDQLRGRAGRQGDPGFSQFFVSLEDDLLIKQGPEWVRHYFRRKSKKILSRHKFRSLVDKTQRYEDEQAHRTRIQALEFDENLRIQRDMVYDTRNKIIFFQGSLDAEILLIAKMAFKDFFAHKENLQETKIVRFILDNLDYNFVDSPNAFRSQDMKAMITLLLPLVKKRLMERKKFLVDFQQLVHFERMSILKAIDTAWVEQVDNLQQLKVAVVNRQYSQKDPIFEYQREAALSYAKMKSVIRLSALRNFMLSDLVKEKDGSVSIYFA; encoded by the coding sequence GTGAGAAATTTTAGCCTAATTAAACACCAGCATCGCAGCCCGCAGCATCTGCTGAAACAAATTAACGATTTACAGGATCAAATGGCCTCTTTATCCGATGACGCGCTGAAAGCTCAGACAGCTGTTTTTAAAAAGCGTTTGGGTCAAGGAGAGAGTCTGGACGATCTTCTACCAGAGGCTTTTGCAGTTGTTCGCGAAGCTGACTACCGTGTTTTATCCATGAAACCCTTTGATGTCCAAGTTTTCGGTGCGATTGTCCTGCACGAAGGCAATATTGCCGAGATGAAGACTGGAGAAGGCAAGACCTTGACAGCTACGATGCCCATGTATCTGAATGCGTTAGACGGGCAGGGCGCGATTTTGGTAACAGCTAATGCCTATCTGGCTGAACGTGATGCAGAGGACATGGGACGCGTTTACCGCTGGTTGGGCCTTTCTGTGGCAGTTGGCGTCAGCAGTGATGAACAAGATCTGACCGTCGATGACAAGAAGAAAATTTATGCCTCAGATATTGTCTATACGACTAATTATGCGCTGGGTTTTGATTATCTGATCGATAATTTGTCGACTTTTCCTAGCGAAAAATATATGCGGGCCTTTAATTACGTCTTGATTGATGAAGTTGATTCTGTGCTGTTGGATAGTGCCCAGACACCCTTGATTATTTCTGGTGCGCCGAAAGTGCAATCTAATTTATTTGCCGTTAGTGACAATTTTATCCGTACTTTAAAAAAAGGCCCCGATTTTAAACTTGATGATGAAGAAAAAAATGTTTGGCTGACCCAACACGGCATTGATCTGGCAGAAAGATTTTTTGATGTCGATAATTTATTTAGTGTTCCGCACCAAGACTTGTTCCGCCACATCGAATTAGCTTTAAAAGCGCATGAGCTGCTGAAACTGAACCGGGATTATGTTGTTGAACATGGAGAAGTTCAATTATTAGATGCGATTGACGGCCGTGTTATGCCGGGTACTAAATTGCAATCTGGCCAGCATCAAGCCATCGAAGCCAAGGAACATGTTGAATTGACGCCTGAGACTCGCGCTATGGCCTCAATCACTTACCAGAATTTGTTCCGCATGTTTAAAAAAATTTCTGGCATGACGGGTACAGCTAAGATCAGTCAAGAAGAATTTTTGGAAACATACAATATGAAGGTTATTTCAATTGCAACGAACAAGCCCACGATTCGTCAAGACTTGCCGGATCATTTGTATCTTTCTTTGCCTGAGAAAATTGCTGACTCAATGAAAAGAGTTGAAGTTTTGCACAAAAAAGGCCAGCCGGTCCTGCTGGGCACTGGTTCTGTTGGTATGTCGGAAATTTATTCTAACATTCTGTTGGATAAGGGAATTGCTCATAACGTGTTAAATGCTTATAACATTCCTAAAGAAGCTCAAATTGTCGCTGAGGCTGGGCAAGCTGGTGCCGTGACGGTGGCAACCGCCATGGCAGGACGCGGGACTGATATTAAATTAGGTCCGGGTGTGGCACAGCTTGGCGGATTGGCTGTGATCGCCACTGAGCATATGAAAAGCAAGCGCGTGGACGATCAGCTCAGAGGAAGAGCTGGCCGTCAAGGGGATCCAGGATTTAGCCAGTTTTTTGTTTCTTTAGAAGACGATCTGCTGATCAAACAAGGGCCTGAATGGGTTCGCCATTACTTTAGAAGGAAATCGAAAAAAATTCTCAGCAGGCACAAGTTCCGGAGTTTGGTAGACAAAACGCAGCGTTACGAAGATGAACAGGCCCATCGTACGCGAATCCAAGCCTTAGAATTTGATGAGAATCTGCGTATCCAGCGGGACATGGTTTACGATACTCGAAATAAAATTATTTTCTTTCAAGGATCTTTGGATGCAGAAATTCTTCTCATAGCCAAAATGGCTTTCAAAGACTTTTTCGCTCACAAAGAGAACTTGCAAGAGACGAAAATTGTGCGTTTTATCTTAGACAACTTGGACTACAACTTCGTAGATAGCCCCAACGCCTTTCGTAGCCAGGACATGAAGGCGATGATCACGCTTTTATTGCCCTTGGTTAAAAAAAGATTAATGGAACGGAAAAAGTTCCTCGTTGATTTCCAACAGCTGGTTCACTTCGAGAGGATGTCGATTTTGAAAGCGATCGACACTGCTTGGGTCGAACAAGTTGATAATTTGCAGCAGTTAAAAGTTGCTGTTGTTAATCGTCAATATTCACAAAAAGATCCTATTTTTGAATACCAGCGTGAAGCAGCTCTTTCCTATGCGAAAATGAAATCAGTTATTCGTTTATCGGCTTTAAGAAACTTTATGTTAAGCGACCTAGTCAAAGAAAAAGATGGCAGTGTTTCAATTTACTTTGCTTAA
- the asp3 gene encoding accessory Sec system protein Asp3, producing MKTDNATISHIIYWTSGDSDDYLYGSSVTYSALDRVDFVNPLMPASFKIHAWQSITNFQNDRTVPQLPPLKRGHHYHIEIDAQSRPEKTLYTQIFFYTIAQEEIEMLTITDQQQDFVYPEKAFSYEVRLIKAGLHELLFHEIRISETQVQDAQADAVEAALMPSSSRLTSSFAHADPQLHQLNLLFTEPSKNFFQQIDPDQLPLLKNLLVINDQRPYAGFYLADEDQRDYERDFRIYISHFCQKHKLSAMNLIAYGPISSFAALYYRHVFAHAQAYISADYLSQPADLKQYTRIGSKRQQHLSTILTDSDHQLRLDQDCHCYLSLANLEQGVDGFIQKTVFKQARLQKLPYAELNQDRSE from the coding sequence ATGAAAACAGATAATGCCACAATCAGTCATATTATTTATTGGACCAGTGGCGACTCCGATGATTACCTATATGGCAGCTCCGTGACTTATTCAGCGCTTGATCGCGTGGACTTTGTCAATCCATTAATGCCAGCCAGCTTTAAGATTCACGCTTGGCAGTCGATCACTAATTTTCAGAATGACCGAACTGTTCCGCAGCTGCCGCCATTGAAAAGAGGCCATCACTATCATATTGAAATTGATGCTCAGAGCAGGCCGGAGAAGACGCTGTATACGCAAATATTTTTTTATACGATTGCGCAAGAAGAAATCGAGATGCTGACTATTACTGACCAGCAGCAGGATTTTGTCTATCCTGAAAAAGCTTTTTCTTATGAGGTCAGACTGATTAAGGCGGGCCTGCATGAATTATTATTTCATGAGATTAGAATTAGTGAAACACAAGTGCAAGATGCCCAAGCAGACGCTGTGGAGGCTGCTTTGATGCCATCATCCAGCCGTCTGACATCATCCTTTGCACATGCCGATCCCCAACTGCATCAACTGAATCTGCTCTTTACAGAGCCCTCTAAGAATTTTTTCCAACAGATCGATCCCGACCAGCTGCCCCTTTTAAAAAATCTATTAGTCATTAATGATCAACGTCCTTATGCGGGCTTTTATCTCGCAGATGAAGACCAGCGTGATTATGAACGAGATTTTCGGATATATATCTCGCACTTTTGCCAGAAACACAAGCTCTCGGCGATGAATTTGATTGCTTATGGACCCATTTCCAGCTTTGCAGCCCTTTATTACCGCCATGTTTTTGCTCATGCGCAAGCTTATATCAGTGCTGACTATTTATCTCAGCCAGCTGATTTAAAACAATATACAAGAATCGGATCAAAACGTCAGCAGCATCTATCGACTATTTTGACAGATTCAGATCATCAATTGCGTTTAGACCAAGATTGCCACTGCTATTTGTCACTTGCTAATTTAGAGCAGGGTGTTGACGGTTTTATTCAAAAAACTGTTTTCAAGCAAGCGCGTTTACAAAAGTTGCCTTATGCAGAACTGAATCAGGATAGGAGCGAATGA
- the asp2 gene encoding accessory Sec system protein Asp2: MNKRNKLVKVLQIGDEDWRSLLLDEKSEKIQFFFCDAQAVDLSILDEKFGIYLFTSMSSLKLLKTLFHRIAPYYVLYDAALALSKEEQRLLLSREAYAIDMSDPIKVYQLLNRDFTGGQLGAKMSVDRLDIADSYTGLIHYDGHLGIELSGDFGSRFSQILTWRYDIPLGPDSDYELWPAFAVDGGVQIKLRVSMIAKGGSHIQRQVVIGQAQLQKPFLLQSHREDSFLAFSIEAQGRGHLKIGPLHYRKSRHGYGQLVVGGQRHADTKREELLFYFNPGDLKPPLNVYFSGYRSAEGFEGYGMMKALKAPFLLVADPRIEGGSFYLGSRELERNVLKQIDTALSKLGFNQQQLILSGLSMGSFGALYYGSSLHADAIIVGKPLVNIGSIAANEKMIRPGGFPTSLDILRSLTKETRLDAGQELNDRFWRRFLETDFQHTKIAIAYMLNDDYDSTAYDDLLSVLQKQHTQLISKGIPGRHNDNSPAINDWFLRQYHNILRHDFQRGAE; this comes from the coding sequence GTGAATAAAAGAAACAAATTAGTTAAAGTCTTGCAGATTGGCGATGAGGATTGGCGATCTCTACTGCTTGACGAGAAAAGCGAAAAAATTCAGTTCTTTTTTTGCGACGCTCAGGCGGTAGATCTCTCGATTCTGGACGAAAAATTCGGCATTTACTTATTCACGAGTATGTCCAGTTTAAAGCTGTTAAAAACACTTTTTCATCGTATTGCGCCTTATTACGTTTTATATGATGCCGCTTTAGCGCTTTCAAAGGAAGAACAACGATTATTACTTTCAAGAGAAGCCTATGCAATTGATATGTCTGATCCGATTAAGGTTTATCAACTTTTGAATCGCGACTTTACGGGCGGCCAATTGGGTGCGAAAATGTCTGTTGATCGTTTGGATATCGCTGATAGTTATACAGGGTTGATTCATTATGACGGACATTTAGGCATCGAATTGTCCGGAGATTTTGGCAGCCGTTTCTCCCAAATTTTAACTTGGCGTTATGATATTCCGCTTGGGCCTGATAGCGACTATGAACTGTGGCCGGCATTTGCGGTGGATGGCGGTGTACAGATTAAGCTGCGCGTGAGCATGATAGCAAAAGGCGGTTCGCATATTCAACGACAGGTTGTTATTGGCCAGGCACAATTACAAAAGCCTTTTCTGCTACAGTCTCATCGTGAAGATAGTTTTTTGGCCTTTTCTATCGAAGCTCAGGGTCGCGGCCATCTTAAAATCGGGCCCTTGCATTATCGCAAGTCTCGTCATGGTTATGGCCAGCTGGTTGTTGGCGGCCAGCGTCATGCTGATACCAAAAGGGAAGAACTCTTGTTTTATTTTAATCCTGGTGACTTAAAACCGCCTTTGAATGTTTACTTCTCCGGTTATCGCAGTGCTGAAGGTTTTGAAGGCTACGGTATGATGAAGGCCTTAAAAGCGCCTTTTCTATTGGTTGCCGATCCTCGCATTGAAGGCGGCTCCTTTTACTTAGGCTCTCGAGAACTGGAACGCAATGTACTGAAACAAATTGATACAGCCTTGTCCAAACTGGGTTTTAATCAGCAGCAGTTGATTTTATCCGGCCTATCAATGGGCTCCTTCGGTGCTTTGTATTATGGCAGCAGCCTGCATGCCGATGCGATTATCGTAGGCAAACCGCTTGTCAACATCGGCAGCATAGCTGCAAACGAAAAAATGATTCGTCCTGGCGGTTTTCCGACTTCTCTGGATATTCTGCGTTCTTTAACAAAGGAAACACGTCTTGATGCAGGCCAGGAATTAAACGATCGTTTTTGGAGACGATTTTTGGAGACTGATTTTCAGCATACGAAAATTGCGATTGCTTATATGCTGAATGATGATTATGACTCAACGGCTTATGATGATCTGCTATCAGTTTTGCAAAAACAGCATACGCAACTAATCAGCAAAGGTATCCCTGGCCGCCATAATGATAATAGTCCAGCTATCAATGATTGGTTTTTGCGCCAGTATCACAACATTTTAAGACACGATTTTCAGAGAGGCGCTGAATGA